Proteins from one Hemicordylus capensis ecotype Gifberg chromosome 7, rHemCap1.1.pri, whole genome shotgun sequence genomic window:
- the LOC128332868 gene encoding uncharacterized protein LOC128332868 isoform X1, with amino-acid sequence MGREGGHPSHRWGLLGWKPSWQATFLAVSSLSACCFLLPEARDHPSYLERIVTIPIKAEPAQPRPGGNVILLPVRGGGRFAYCRWFQAEGEAVLANLSYKERSADPSLRWVQGQLEGRASVDSRCSLHIWNLTLQDAGIYVVEIYSQYSRQRDRAKRLETGYTDIGISDAIPPSSGLTPPIPDPLNLFSWITAGFIVSSLAVVVILGALLHGYLCNHQGWSNVNSTQAISSTTPVSEEDVLPSS; translated from the exons atggggagagagggagggcatCCGAGCCACAGGTGGGGTCTCCTTGGATGGAAGCCTTCCTGGCAGGCAACGTTCCTAGCAG TCTCCAGCCTGAGCGCCTGCTGCTTCCTGCTGCCTGAAGCCCGAGATCACCCTTCTTACCTGGAAAGGATTGTGACGATCCCCATCAAGGCGGAACCAGCCCAGCCGAGGCCAGGAGGGAACGTCATCCTTCTGCCAGTCCGGGGTGGCGGACGCTTTGCCTATTGCAGATGGTTCCAAGCGGAGGGCGAAGCGGTCTTGGCGAACTTATCCTATAAGGAGAGGTCTGCCGATCCCTCCCTGCGGTGGGTGCAGGGGCAGCTCGAGGGGCGGGCGAGCGTGGACTCCCGCTGCTCCCTTCACATCTGGAATTTAACACTACAGGACGCTGGGATCTATGTCGTGGAAATCTATTCGCAGTACAGCCGGCAGAGAGACCGTGCAAAGAGGCTTGAGACTGGATATACAGACATTGGCATTTCAG ATGCCATACCGCCTTCATCAGGGCTGACGCCTCCCATCCCAGACCCTTTAAATCTGTTCTCTTGGATCACTGCAGGGTTCATTGTGTCATCCTTGGCTGTGGTGGTTATATTGGGAGCCCTTCTTCATGGCTACCTCT GTAACCATCAAGGATGGAGCAATGTGAATTCTACACAAGCTATTTCCTCTACTACTCCAGTGTCTGAGGAGGACGTTCTCCCTTCTTCATAG